A region of Brassica napus cultivar Da-Ae chromosome A5 unlocalized genomic scaffold, Da-Ae chrA05_Random_10, whole genome shotgun sequence DNA encodes the following proteins:
- the LOC111212277 gene encoding uncharacterized protein LOC111212277 yields MSSGTVRRVSRQDIQLVQNLIERCLQLYMNQKEVVETLLEQAKIEPGFTELVWQKLEEENREFFNAYYLRLMVKHQIMEFNKLLEQQVRHMQQMHPSALTSVQNTNGSHIQSMNQKQLGYVSEHTDHQSLKPNAHHPMPSSLSNAYLNGSSTLNTNVSPSVNVSTHARRADASPNMISSQQTTNMPPMMQGMNGGGGGMIKSETAYPASFMYGGERNNALEGHSTVRETSIPSFSNESNNNQPIGDTLLDAEASTFGFLGSIPRNFSLSDLTADFSQSSEILESYDKSPFLAPDAENFLESCDRGEYQGDNKRLDTISEGFSYDNLGSE; encoded by the exons GTTCAAAACCTTATAGAACGATGTCTTCAACTTTACATGAACCAGAAAGAAGTTGTGGAAACTTTACTGGAGCAGGCTAAAATCGAGCCTGGGTTCACAGAGCTAG TGTGGCagaagcttgaagaagagaaccGTGAATTTTTCAACGCGTACTATCTGAGGCTCATGGTGAAACACCAGATCATGGAATTCAACAAGCTACTCGAGCAGCAGGTTCGCCATATGCAGCAGATGCATCCAAGTGCACTTACCTCCGTCCAGAATACAAATGGTTCTCACATCCAATCAA TGAATCAGAAACAGTTGGGATATGTCTCTGAACACACTGATCATCAATCATTGAAGCCTAATGCACATCATCCCATGCCCTCGAGTTTGTCTAACGCATACCTCAACGGCTCTTCAACGCTTAACACAAACGTGTCCCCTTCTGTGAACGTATCAACCCACGCTAGGAGAGCTGACGCTTCTCCGAATATGATCTCATCACAACAGACCACAAACATGCCGCCTATGATGCAAGGCATgaatggaggaggaggagggatgATCAAGTCCGAGACTGCCTATCCTGCTTCGTTCATGTATGGTGGTGAACGGAACAATGCCTTGGAAGGACACTCCACAGTTAGAGAAACCTCGATTCCATCTTTCAGTAACGAGTCCAACAACAACCAGCCCATTGGTGATACGCTACTTGATGCGGAAGCTTCTACTTTTGGGTTCTTAGGATCAATTCCTAGGAACTTCAGCCTTTCTGATTTGACTGCTGATTTTTCGCAGAGCTCAG AGATTCTGGAGAGCTATGATAAATCACCATTCCTTGCGCCAGATGCTGAAAACTTCCTGGAGTCCTGTGACAGGGGAGAGTATCAAG GAGACAACAAGAGATTGGACACCATATCTGAAGGTTTCAGTTACGATAACCTCGGGAGCGAGTAG